A single Pedobacter sp. PACM 27299 DNA region contains:
- a CDS encoding helix-turn-helix transcriptional regulator: protein MSVNKLALIRYKTIDECLKNRFRKWTLDDIIEKVASKLYEYEGITSGVSKRTIQADIQLMRSDKLGYNAPIVVTDRKFYSYSDLAYSITKVPINSGDVEKMKEIVGVLKQFNGFNYFDEMSDMIAKLENNLYKSTNPSKNFIQFENNQRLRGLEYINPLYQAILQQKSLLIVYRSFKALQASQEIYFPYLLKEYKNRWFVMVKAKKGTQLLTLALDRIIEFQELPNEPYVEYKGVDFDRYFEDLLGVTKSERDRPHKVILKINKQNAPYILTKPLHHSQQVLKEDHDGLTFRIDVVLNFELEREILGFGECMKVLAPRNLVSRIKKRLIQSAGQYDTEESAI, encoded by the coding sequence ATGTCAGTAAATAAACTTGCCCTAATTCGATATAAAACCATTGATGAATGCCTGAAAAACAGATTTAGGAAATGGACACTGGATGACATCATAGAAAAGGTGGCTTCCAAACTATATGAATATGAAGGGATCACTTCCGGCGTAAGTAAGCGTACGATTCAGGCCGACATTCAATTGATGCGCAGTGATAAACTGGGATACAATGCACCAATTGTGGTTACTGACAGAAAATTCTATAGTTATAGTGATTTAGCTTACAGCATTACCAAGGTTCCCATCAATTCTGGTGATGTAGAGAAAATGAAAGAAATCGTTGGTGTGCTCAAGCAGTTTAATGGTTTTAATTATTTTGATGAGATGAGCGATATGATTGCCAAGCTGGAAAATAACCTTTATAAATCGACCAACCCCAGTAAAAACTTCATTCAATTTGAAAATAATCAGCGACTAAGAGGATTGGAATACATCAACCCACTTTACCAGGCTATCCTTCAGCAAAAGTCATTATTGATCGTTTACCGGTCTTTTAAGGCATTGCAAGCCAGCCAGGAGATTTATTTCCCTTATCTTCTAAAAGAATACAAAAACAGATGGTTTGTTATGGTCAAGGCAAAAAAAGGCACGCAATTGCTAACGCTCGCGCTTGATCGGATCATTGAATTTCAGGAACTTCCTAATGAACCATACGTTGAGTATAAAGGGGTAGATTTTGACCGTTATTTTGAAGACCTGCTTGGCGTCACCAAATCCGAAAGGGATCGGCCGCATAAAGTCATCTTAAAAATAAATAAACAAAATGCACCATATATATTAACTAAGCCATTGCATCATAGTCAGCAGGTGTTGAAAGAAGATCATGATGGTTTGACCTTTAGAATTGATGTGGTACTAAACTTTGAATTGGAAAGGGAAATTCTTGGCTTTGGAGAATGCATGAAAGTATTGGCGCCCCGAAACCTGGTTTCCAGAATTAAAAAAAGGCTTATTCAATCCGCTGGACAATACGACACAGAGGAATCAGCTATTTAA
- a CDS encoding slipin family protein, which yields MKRVMINTNTVGLVYRKNEFKRVLTAGNHWLGFGESVSTYDMAKTFFASELDVLLLNKDFEELVTTIEVADHELVLVYQNKNFKQVLTAGKYAFWKGLNKYSFVTANLDNYEIAAEIDKNTIEKPQLSAFIRVFKVENYETGLLMVEGNFEKVMKPGNYIFWKNSTVIQVLKTDMRQLNMEIIGQEILTKDKAQLRINFNAQYKVADLMKALLENKEFDKQLYVSIQLGLRETVGKLTFDELMESKDKISESILKICAAKAEGLGVKLIDCGVKDIVLPGDIKEIMNQVLIAEKRAQANLITRREETASTRSLLNTAKLMEDNAMLYKLKEMEYVEKIAEKINTISLSGSGQIVDQLKQIFVK from the coding sequence ATGAAAAGAGTAATGATCAATACCAACACTGTAGGGTTGGTTTACAGAAAAAATGAATTTAAACGTGTATTGACTGCCGGAAACCATTGGTTGGGATTTGGAGAATCAGTCAGCACTTACGATATGGCAAAAACATTCTTTGCCTCAGAACTGGACGTTTTGTTATTAAACAAAGATTTTGAAGAATTGGTGACTACCATAGAGGTGGCAGACCATGAATTGGTATTGGTTTATCAAAATAAGAATTTCAAACAAGTATTGACTGCAGGGAAATATGCGTTCTGGAAAGGTTTAAACAAATATTCATTTGTGACAGCCAATTTGGATAACTATGAAATTGCAGCGGAGATCGATAAAAACACCATAGAAAAGCCACAGCTATCAGCTTTCATCAGGGTTTTCAAAGTTGAAAATTATGAAACTGGATTGTTAATGGTGGAGGGGAATTTTGAAAAAGTAATGAAACCAGGCAATTACATTTTCTGGAAGAACAGCACTGTGATCCAGGTTTTAAAAACAGACATGCGTCAATTGAATATGGAAATCATCGGACAGGAGATCCTGACTAAGGACAAGGCGCAGCTGCGCATCAACTTCAATGCGCAATATAAGGTTGCGGATCTGATGAAAGCTTTATTGGAAAATAAAGAGTTTGACAAGCAATTGTACGTCAGCATTCAATTGGGTTTAAGGGAAACCGTCGGAAAGCTGACTTTTGATGAACTGATGGAAAGCAAGGATAAGATCTCTGAAAGCATCTTGAAAATTTGTGCAGCTAAAGCGGAAGGTTTAGGGGTGAAATTGATAGACTGCGGGGTCAAAGACATCGTTTTACCAGGGGATATCAAGGAAATTATGAACCAGGTTTTAATTGCCGAGAAAAGAGCACAAGCCAATTTAATCACACGTAGAGAGGAAACGGCCTCTACCAGAAGTTTGTTAAATACGGCAAAGTTGATGGAAGACAATGCGATGCTCTACAAATTGAAAGAAATGGAATATGTAGAAAAGATCGCAGAAAAGATCAACACCATCAGCTTGTCCGGCAGCGGGCAGATCGTTGATCAGTTGAAACAAATATTTGTAAAATAG
- a CDS encoding RtcB family protein has translation MTTKINGNDLLEAGYTPGKILGIALAIATHLPDLSIQEVKTLLRTVKDQPADFLNDPIMKTLAAEIIEENKIEPEISLMENALPYTLYGAEHIEEGARKQMNIAMRLPVTAAGALMPDAHQGYGLPIGGVLATRNAIIPYGVGVDIGCRMALSIFEISAAHFHENEAKFKRELIAHTKFGAGHGFQGQYKSDHEVLSREEFNLTPFIKNLHDKAYSQLGSSGGGNHFVEWGIIEFEKRDEVLNIEKGSYLALLTHSGSRGFGATVAGYYTKLAKENCKLPAEAANLAYLDINSEAGLEYWLAMNLAGDYASACHEVIHHKLTKAIGAEVLAKVENHHNFAWKENWNGEEVIVHRKGATPAGKGVMGIIPGSMTAPGFLVRGKGIADAINSASHGAGRQMSRSKAFKSISKEEMRTVLKNNNVTLIGAGLDEAPMAYKDINLVMEAQKELIDVVAKFTPKMVRMADDGSRED, from the coding sequence ATGACAACAAAAATAAACGGAAATGACTTGTTAGAAGCAGGTTATACACCAGGGAAAATACTTGGTATTGCGCTGGCTATTGCGACACATTTACCAGACCTATCAATTCAGGAGGTCAAAACACTACTTAGGACAGTAAAAGATCAGCCAGCTGATTTCCTAAATGATCCAATTATGAAAACGCTGGCTGCTGAAATTATTGAAGAAAACAAGATCGAGCCTGAGATCTCCTTAATGGAAAACGCCCTGCCTTATACTTTATATGGAGCTGAGCATATTGAAGAGGGTGCAAGAAAACAAATGAACATTGCCATGCGCCTGCCAGTAACTGCTGCAGGGGCCTTAATGCCTGATGCCCACCAAGGTTATGGCTTGCCGATTGGCGGCGTTTTGGCCACACGAAATGCGATTATTCCTTATGGCGTGGGTGTTGATATCGGTTGTCGAATGGCACTTTCCATATTTGAGATCTCCGCTGCTCACTTTCATGAAAATGAAGCGAAATTTAAAAGAGAACTGATTGCTCATACCAAATTTGGTGCTGGACATGGATTTCAAGGGCAATATAAATCAGATCATGAGGTATTAAGCAGGGAGGAGTTTAATTTAACACCTTTTATCAAGAACCTTCATGATAAAGCCTACTCACAATTGGGAAGCTCCGGAGGTGGAAACCATTTTGTGGAATGGGGTATTATTGAGTTTGAAAAGAGAGACGAGGTTTTGAATATTGAAAAAGGTAGCTATCTGGCGCTGTTAACTCATTCCGGATCTCGCGGTTTTGGGGCAACTGTAGCCGGTTATTATACGAAGCTTGCTAAAGAAAACTGCAAGTTACCTGCTGAAGCGGCTAACCTGGCCTATCTGGACATCAACTCGGAAGCTGGTCTGGAATATTGGTTGGCAATGAATTTAGCCGGTGATTATGCCTCCGCCTGTCATGAAGTGATTCATCACAAACTGACTAAGGCGATAGGGGCAGAAGTCCTCGCAAAGGTCGAAAACCACCATAACTTTGCCTGGAAGGAAAACTGGAATGGTGAGGAAGTGATTGTCCATAGAAAAGGTGCTACACCAGCAGGAAAAGGAGTCATGGGAATTATTCCGGGATCAATGACCGCACCAGGATTCCTGGTCAGAGGTAAAGGTATAGCTGATGCGATTAACTCAGCCTCTCATGGTGCCGGCAGACAAATGAGTCGCTCAAAGGCCTTCAAAAGCATCAGTAAAGAGGAAATGCGGACGGTATTGAAAAACAACAACGTCACACTAATCGGTGCAGGATTAGATGAAGCGCCAATGGCTTATAAAGACATCAACCTGGTGATGGAAGCTCAAAAAGAGCTGATAGATGTGGTTGCCAAATTCACACCTAAAATGGTACGAATGGCAGATGATGGGAGCCGGGAAGATTAA
- a CDS encoding endonuclease V has product MKLIIDVAYQNNEAKVVGGFFEDWSDDVVFKQSSKIVENVQDYVSGEFYKRELPCILEFLKDVPLDEIELLIIDGFIYLDDERKYGLGAYLYDSLDKKIPIIGAAKSRFYSNTKYVEEVFRGESKKPLYVSAIGIELPEAALLIANMYGKYRLPNLIKEVDTETKNTWIIQ; this is encoded by the coding sequence ATGAAATTAATTATAGATGTAGCTTATCAAAATAATGAAGCGAAGGTAGTTGGAGGTTTTTTTGAAGATTGGTCCGATGATGTTGTGTTCAAACAATCCTCAAAGATTGTTGAAAATGTACAGGATTATGTCTCTGGAGAATTTTACAAAAGAGAGCTACCCTGTATTTTAGAATTCCTGAAGGATGTTCCACTGGACGAAATAGAACTCCTGATTATCGACGGTTTTATTTATTTAGATGACGAAAGAAAATATGGTTTAGGGGCATACTTATATGATAGTTTAGATAAAAAAATCCCTATAATTGGCGCAGCCAAATCGCGATTCTACAGCAATACCAAGTATGTAGAAGAAGTTTTTAGAGGAGAGAGCAAAAAACCTTTATATGTATCTGCAATAGGAATTGAGCTGCCGGAAGCAGCATTGTTGATAGCGAATATGTATGGGAAGTACCGTTTGCCTAACCTCATTAAAGAAGTGGATACAGAGACAAAAAACACGTGGATTATTCAATAA
- a CDS encoding nuclear transport factor 2 family protein: MAELSPNIEQLNIIDDLAVITLKMNLKGSYNNQPFEAQYRYIRFWKNFSDGIKIVGGSGISI; the protein is encoded by the coding sequence ATAGCTGAGCTTAGTCCAAATATTGAACAGCTAAATATTATAGATGATCTAGCTGTTATTACCCTGAAAATGAACTTAAAAGGAAGCTACAACAATCAACCCTTTGAAGCCCAATATAGATATATCCGCTTTTGGAAAAATTTCTCCGATGGGATAAAAATTGTGGGAGGAAGCGGTATTTCGATTTAA
- a CDS encoding nuclear transport factor 2 family protein, protein MITKNDILNLENQLYDAMKSSNVEMLDKLLHNDLLFIVPSGETITKEMDLEILS, encoded by the coding sequence ATGATAACAAAAAACGACATTCTAAATCTTGAAAACCAGCTTTACGACGCTATGAAAAGTAGTAACGTAGAAATGCTCGACAAACTGCTGCACAATGATTTGCTTTTCATCGTCCCGAGTGGTGAAACGATTACGAAAGAAATGGATTTAGAAATCCTATCGTAA
- a CDS encoding DUF6596 domain-containing protein → MFRAKEKLRTEKIQLGFPTENDLVKRLDNVLHIIYLLFSEGYYSRTQNQILRKDFCIEALRLGVLLTEYEKTNRPKTNALIALMFFHSSRFNARQNEEGELILYEQQDEDAWDSELIHKGVYFLSLSVTGEELITYHLEARIAYCHCTKKDSVENGKRFYNFITSC, encoded by the coding sequence TTGTTCAGGGCGAAAGAAAAGCTCCGCACAGAGAAGATTCAACTCGGTTTTCCTACCGAAAATGACCTAGTTAAACGGCTGGATAATGTACTCCATATTATTTATCTGCTCTTTAGTGAAGGATACTATTCCCGGACACAGAACCAGATCTTAAGAAAAGATTTCTGTATTGAGGCCTTGCGACTGGGTGTATTGCTTACCGAATATGAAAAGACAAATAGACCCAAAACAAATGCCTTAATTGCCTTAATGTTTTTTCATTCGTCCCGGTTTAATGCCCGGCAAAATGAAGAAGGAGAGTTGATTTTATATGAACAGCAAGATGAAGATGCCTGGGATAGTGAATTGATTCATAAAGGTGTTTATTTCTTAAGCCTTTCTGTTACTGGAGAAGAGCTCATTACTTATCATCTGGAAGCCAGAATCGCTTATTGCCATTGTACAAAGAAAGATTCTGTAGAGAATGGGAAGAGATTTTACAACTTTATAACCAGTTGTTAA
- the istB gene encoding IS21-like element helper ATPase IstB produces MNNQTVEKLRNMRLGAMAQLHQQYVKENRFEGITCDEYLALLTDHQWEDRENNKIDRLLKLANFRQNASLADINYSSERNLDKNMFARLGTLDFTMRKENIIICGASGTGKSYLSQALGHQGCLTGVKTLYTVTARLIKKLKLSKVDGTYLKELEKLTRMDLLILDDFGLQAFDNQDRETLMDIIDDRHGKRSTIISSQIPVSAWYEIIGGEGTIADAILDRIVNSSHRIDLKGESMRKGILKKE; encoded by the coding sequence ATGAATAATCAGACAGTTGAAAAACTACGTAACATGCGCCTTGGGGCGATGGCTCAATTACACCAACAGTATGTAAAGGAAAACAGGTTCGAAGGCATCACATGCGACGAATACCTGGCACTACTGACCGACCATCAGTGGGAAGACCGCGAGAACAACAAAATTGATCGGTTACTGAAACTGGCAAACTTTAGGCAGAACGCCAGTCTTGCCGATATAAACTATTCCAGTGAAAGAAATCTGGACAAGAACATGTTCGCACGACTTGGTACACTGGACTTTACAATGAGAAAGGAAAACATCATTATATGTGGTGCTTCCGGCACAGGCAAAAGCTATCTATCACAGGCTCTTGGGCATCAGGGATGTCTTACTGGAGTAAAAACACTCTATACAGTAACTGCCAGACTGATCAAAAAGCTGAAATTGAGCAAAGTTGACGGAACCTACCTCAAGGAGCTGGAAAAACTAACTAGAATGGATCTGCTAATACTGGATGACTTTGGCTTGCAAGCTTTCGATAATCAGGACAGGGAAACGCTGATGGATATTATAGACGATCGGCACGGTAAAAGATCAACTATAATCTCCTCCCAAATACCGGTATCGGCCTGGTACGAAATCATTGGTGGTGAAGGAACTATTGCAGACGCCATCTTGGATCGGATTGTAAACTCCTCTCACCGCATTGACCTGAAAGGTGAATCCATGAGAAAAGGAATATTGAAAAAGGAATAA
- the istA gene encoding IS21 family transposase yields MANKLDPMDLKQILTLHLEGYSNRKIGSVLGISRNTVNTYMQLFAGSDYSCQELLGFDTVALSELFSSHTTLDTIRHNELMLYFEGVNKARNHPGFTFLYHYQQYVELAAEPYSYTQFLEHFRRKYPKEKGSMKLQHFAGEEMFIDFAGKKLQIIDKQTGEIVPVEVFVAILPCSQYTYVQACMSQKREDMLSCCADALRFYGGSPKAIVSDNLKSAVNRSSKYEADINRSFKDFARHYNCVINPTRSYAPQDKALVENAVHLVYQRIYYPLREMTFFSLEDLNREIAVLLECYNKLLFKRKESSRIELFQSIERQYLKELPSSTYEMKDYKRAKVQKMGYAYFSPDKCYYSVPYRYIGKETMIHYTRSRVEIYYNHERIALHQRNLNKGSYITITDHLSSTHKFYSDWSPEFFRKKALPHGEYVLACIEKVLASQDYPEISYKRSLGIIHLNRSYGSERLNNACKRALATDSCSYLRVKNILKNNMDRLPAIDEQPESIKPHIPLHSNIRGASAYQ; encoded by the coding sequence ATGGCCAACAAACTTGATCCGATGGACTTAAAACAAATACTCACATTACATCTGGAGGGTTACAGTAACCGTAAAATAGGTTCTGTTCTCGGTATTTCCCGTAACACTGTCAATACCTATATGCAACTGTTTGCTGGTAGCGACTATTCATGTCAGGAGCTTCTGGGGTTTGATACAGTTGCTTTATCCGAACTGTTCTCATCACATACGACCCTGGACACCATTCGCCATAATGAGCTCATGCTTTATTTTGAGGGTGTAAACAAGGCCCGGAACCATCCGGGTTTTACCTTTTTGTATCATTATCAGCAATATGTTGAGCTGGCGGCAGAACCTTATAGTTACACACAGTTCCTTGAGCATTTCCGCCGCAAGTACCCTAAAGAAAAAGGGTCAATGAAACTTCAGCACTTTGCTGGCGAAGAAATGTTCATAGACTTTGCCGGTAAAAAGCTGCAGATCATCGATAAGCAGACCGGAGAGATTGTTCCCGTGGAAGTATTTGTAGCCATACTTCCCTGCAGCCAGTACACTTACGTTCAGGCATGTATGAGTCAGAAACGCGAGGACATGCTGTCGTGTTGTGCTGATGCCTTACGTTTCTATGGCGGATCGCCTAAAGCGATTGTATCGGATAACCTAAAGTCCGCAGTTAACAGATCGAGTAAATACGAAGCCGATATCAACCGTAGCTTTAAAGACTTTGCCCGCCATTATAATTGTGTCATCAACCCCACCCGCAGTTACGCTCCCCAGGACAAGGCGCTGGTTGAGAATGCGGTGCATTTGGTCTACCAGCGTATTTATTATCCTTTACGGGAAATGACCTTCTTTTCTCTGGAAGATCTTAACAGGGAAATTGCTGTCTTATTGGAGTGTTACAACAAGCTTTTGTTCAAACGAAAAGAATCTAGCCGTATTGAACTCTTCCAGAGTATTGAACGTCAGTATCTCAAAGAGCTACCGTCCAGTACCTATGAAATGAAAGACTATAAAAGGGCCAAGGTGCAGAAGATGGGCTACGCATATTTTTCTCCCGATAAGTGTTACTATAGTGTTCCATACCGGTATATCGGCAAGGAGACCATGATCCATTATACCAGGAGCCGTGTTGAGATCTATTATAACCATGAAAGGATTGCGCTGCATCAGCGCAACCTGAACAAGGGCAGCTATATCACCATCACAGATCATCTGAGCAGCACACATAAGTTCTACTCGGATTGGAGCCCTGAGTTCTTCAGGAAAAAAGCATTGCCGCATGGTGAATATGTTTTGGCATGCATAGAAAAGGTACTGGCCTCGCAGGATTACCCGGAAATAAGCTATAAGCGCTCTTTGGGCATTATTCATCTGAACCGTTCCTATGGCTCTGAGCGGCTCAATAATGCCTGTAAAAGGGCTCTGGCTACAGATAGTTGCTCTTATCTGCGTGTAAAGAACATCCTGAAAAATAATATGGACAGACTGCCCGCTATTGATGAACAGCCCGAATCCATAAAACCACATATCCCTCTTCACAGCAACATACGCGGTGCTTCCGCTTACCAATAA
- a CDS encoding DndE family protein — protein sequence MRIRISKQNDESINRIKSIYKFSSEGVVPRMAFAYSLQLNKKFDLSTDTIPSSDGRDFRDDKGLFGTIVEGRSNYPIFKAILEKHYNASLFEEEFSKLFKLHINDGLNLIDEKLKNLDLTSGDHTSFLMRLVKNGFDLQSGTVSVSNIFKKTIQIKEYKDPISFFIGKTEDGEDVEININDLRKFDNRNIAIAGMAGSGKTQLIKDIIYQISKNSGNQLKYIFFDYKGEGDASQLKQFLEKTDCEFVDILNDGFNFNPMTSINLHDGDRQKTFSVKAFVDTIATFVPNMGVSQKNILQTVVSDLLESKSNAYPNMAELFDAIDSYYTFTKTKPDTLFSAIKDLSSGIFSNEISESIVDKSIYLNLPPTLSDTLRQLCVFLLLRYFNFYFSSANDALPIDDIMPLRYVIVIDEAHIYLKNKNARKALEDLLRLLRSKGVIVVMLSQGVEDYKTKDFDFASQVKLPICLNVQNKDPKIIKTFIGTPRSEHKLASEIHKLESGFGLIHLDEPKTIKIRQFWKTIENE from the coding sequence ATGAGAATCAGAATTAGCAAGCAAAATGACGAATCAATAAATAGGATAAAATCAATTTATAAATTCTCTTCTGAAGGAGTTGTTCCTCGTATGGCTTTTGCATACAGCTTACAATTAAACAAGAAATTTGATCTATCAACGGATACAATCCCTAGTTCAGACGGCAGAGACTTTAGAGATGACAAAGGTTTATTTGGAACAATAGTCGAAGGTAGATCAAACTATCCAATTTTTAAAGCAATTCTGGAAAAGCATTACAATGCGTCCTTATTTGAGGAAGAATTTAGTAAATTATTCAAATTACATATTAATGATGGGCTTAACCTTATAGATGAAAAATTAAAAAATTTAGATCTCACTTCTGGAGATCATACAAGTTTTTTAATGAGACTTGTAAAAAACGGATTCGATTTGCAATCTGGGACAGTTTCAGTATCAAATATTTTCAAGAAAACTATTCAGATTAAGGAATATAAAGATCCTATTTCATTTTTTATTGGAAAAACAGAAGACGGTGAAGACGTTGAAATAAACATAAATGATCTAAGAAAGTTTGACAATAGAAATATTGCTATTGCTGGGATGGCAGGCTCAGGAAAAACACAACTAATTAAAGATATAATCTACCAAATTTCTAAGAATTCTGGTAACCAACTTAAATACATATTTTTTGACTATAAAGGTGAAGGAGATGCATCGCAATTGAAACAATTCCTAGAAAAAACTGATTGTGAATTTGTAGATATACTAAATGATGGTTTCAATTTTAATCCTATGACCTCAATAAATCTACATGATGGGGATAGACAAAAAACATTTAGTGTAAAGGCTTTTGTAGATACAATTGCAACCTTTGTTCCAAACATGGGGGTTTCTCAAAAAAACATCCTTCAAACGGTAGTAAGTGACTTGTTAGAAAGTAAATCTAACGCATACCCTAATATGGCGGAATTATTTGACGCCATAGACTCTTATTACACATTTACAAAAACAAAGCCCGATACATTATTTTCAGCCATTAAAGATTTATCAAGTGGTATATTTTCAAATGAAATTTCGGAAAGTATAGTTGACAAAAGTATTTATCTTAATCTACCCCCGACCCTCTCAGATACGTTAAGGCAGTTATGTGTATTTCTTTTACTTAGATATTTTAACTTTTATTTCAGTTCTGCTAATGACGCTCTTCCAATTGATGATATAATGCCATTACGTTATGTAATTGTTATTGATGAAGCACATATATATCTCAAAAATAAAAATGCAAGAAAAGCTCTTGAAGATTTACTAAGACTTTTACGATCTAAAGGGGTAATAGTAGTAATGCTCTCACAAGGTGTCGAAGATTATAAAACAAAAGACTTTGATTTTGCATCACAAGTTAAGCTTCCTATTTGTTTAAATGTACAAAATAAAGATCCCAAGATAATTAAAACATTTATCGGTACTCCTAGAAGTGAACATAAATTGGCTAGCGAAATTCATAAATTAGAATCTGGATTTGGATTAATTCATTTAGATGAGCCAAAAACAATAAAAATAAGGCAATTTTGGAAAACTATTGAAAACGAATAA